Proteins from one Tissierellales bacterium genomic window:
- the rpsU gene encoding 30S ribosomal protein S21 produces the protein MAEIKVGENESLDNALRRFKKQCARTGVMKEYRKRTYYEKPSVKRKKKSEAARKKNKRRY, from the coding sequence ATGGCAGAAATAAAAGTTGGAGAAAACGAATCACTTGATAATGCCCTTAGAAGATTTAAAAAGCAATGTGCACGTACAGGTGTAATGAAAGAATATAGAAAAAGAACTTATTATGAAAAACCAAGTGTAAAACGTAAGAAAAAATCAGAGGCTGCTAGAAAAAAGAATAAAAGAAGGTATTAA
- a CDS encoding histidine triad nucleotide-binding protein, with amino-acid sequence MDSCIFCKIAEKEMPSDIIYEDDKVVAFNDVNPQSPIHFLIIPKEHIPSADYLNEENVSIISHIFLVINKIVKEKDLNGKGYRIVNNCGELGGQTVAHIHFHVLSGRQLGWPPG; translated from the coding sequence GTGGATAGTTGCATTTTTTGTAAAATAGCAGAAAAAGAAATGCCTAGTGATATTATATATGAAGATGATAAAGTGGTTGCATTTAATGATGTTAACCCTCAATCTCCTATTCATTTTTTAATTATACCTAAGGAACATATTCCTTCAGCAGATTATTTAAATGAAGAAAATGTATCAATAATTAGCCATATCTTTTTAGTTATTAATAAAATTGTGAAAGAAAAAGACTTAAATGGAAAAGGTTATAGAATTGTAAATAATTGTGGTGAGCTTGGAGGGCAAACAGTAGCTCATATTCATTTTCATGTATTAAGTGGTAGACAATTAGGCTGGCCTCCAGGCTAA
- a CDS encoding GatB/YqeY domain-containing protein codes for MSLKNKLMEDFKTSMKNRDTIRKNTITMVRSSIKQKEVDEKIEVSDEEVLDIISKQVKERKNSIEEFKKGNREDLVELTRKEMDVLLEYLPEQLTEEEIEEIVKDIIEEVKANSMKDMGLVMQNVMPKVKGRADGSLVNKIVKKHLN; via the coding sequence ATGTCGCTTAAAAATAAGCTAATGGAAGATTTTAAAACGTCCATGAAAAATAGAGATACTATAAGAAAAAATACAATTACTATGGTTAGGTCTAGTATAAAACAAAAAGAAGTAGATGAAAAAATAGAAGTTAGTGATGAAGAAGTATTAGATATAATATCTAAACAAGTTAAGGAAAGAAAAAATTCTATTGAAGAATTTAAAAAAGGAAATAGGGAAGATTTAGTAGAGCTTACAAGGAAAGAAATGGATGTACTTTTAGAGTATTTACCAGAGCAACTTACTGAAGAAGAAATAGAAGAAATAGTTAAAGATATTATAGAAGAAGTAAAAGCAAATTCAATGAAAGATATGGGGCTAGTAATGCAAAATGTTATGCCAAAAGTAAAAGGTAGGGCTGATGGAAGTTTAGTAAATAAAATTGTAAAAAAACACTTAAATTAA